In Miscanthus floridulus cultivar M001 chromosome 19, ASM1932011v1, whole genome shotgun sequence, the DNA window tcctcctcctcgacagCACCTGGAGGCAGGCCAAGGAGATACTCCGTACGCGCGACCAGCCTGCCCGTCCTCTCGTCGCTAGGGGTGGTCCCTGTCACCCTCTAGTCGACAGCTGCGCCGACGGGGACATCATGTTCGCGTCCGACCTCGTGGTCAGGAAGGAGCCGCGCAAGGGGTGTGGCGGTTCGACCTGAGCTGCTTGTCGTGGCTGAGCGAGCTGAGCCTGTTCCTCCCCTCCGCCGGCACCAGTGTCGCCGCAGCTAGGCTGGGACAGGCGCCGTTCGCGCCGAGCCTGCGCAGGAGCCTGCTGCTGTCCACGCCCACCATGCCGTCGCTGGCCACCATCTCCGTGCTAGAGTTCTTCAGCAGCACCAACTTTCCAGACCTGTAAATCTCCAGATGATTATTGACCTCACAACAATTCTACTGATTGATTCCATTTCATTACTAATACTCTGTCGTTGCTGCCAGGTCTCATCCGTGTCTCGTCAAGCAGCCCGGTCAAAATTTTTAATCTCTTTCCCTTTGGAAATTCAAAGAGTTGGCGTTCGCCAGTGGTTACTGATTCGTTAATTAATTGATTGGTTGTAGGAATTTTGCTTCTCAAAAAAAGCTTTTCTCCGTTTCCATGGGTTGATTTGCATGGAATGGTGAGAAATAAAATGAGATGACAATAAAATTTTCCAAGCAGCACGGGCACTCTTCTCTAAAGTGCTTGCTTGTTAAGGGATGGAAAGCTGAGGCCAGCTGGAGCATTCTTTGCGGAAAGTGGAATAAAGATGAGGAAGATCACACATCTGCCATTAGAGAAGTAAACCTGTATCATGTTCCTGAGTTTATTTTCCTTTCTGAGTGCATGCTGCAATTTCTTTGAAACATATTATACTTGTAGCAATGAAATATATATTCTAGATTGGCAAAATAGATCCTTAGAGGAGCTCTGAAACTCCTGATATGAATTTGTTTTTTAGGGGTGAAAATCTGTGGTCAGGTGCTTTCAGCTAAGTTGAGAGGGTGTTTACCCCTACTGGTTTTACCTGATAAGAATGACTTCAAATCAGAAATCAGTAGTTTACAAATCTGTAGGTTTGGAGGCCATAGTATAcagaaattttcagaatttttgcaATGAAGGTTTGGCGCAATTACATAAAAAAGGAATAAGTTATGTCTTAACTTTGGGCAGCGTTTCTGACAATTGAGTTTCTACTGTCTGTCTTCTTTCAGTAATTATGTTAGACATTCAAGATTTTGTATCCCCAAATCTATGTCAAAAGAGAGCTCTTGAGCTGATTTTGTTAGTGCTCATGGATCTGCAAGCCCCAATATTTGGTTTGCTTAATATCATAGCAGTTTACTATTAGTTTCTTGGAATTTCTTTCCACGTTGCAGTTTAATTAGATTAAGATTAAATCAAGCCTTACTGTTTGCAATGGTTAGCATATATGGTGAAAGCTATTTGTTTACCCTATTTTTGAATCTAATGATTACCTCTTCTATGTGTACAGATCCTGGTAGCTCTGGGATTTGCTTTGTGAGTATCCATTACTTTTAAACTCAGTGTCCCATGTTAAATAACTAGGTTTGCATGATCCATTTGTCATCCGTTGACATTGATATGTAGGGTGCAACCGTCTCCAAGTGATCAAGTTCATCAAGAACTCATGTTACCTAGCATTTATTTGCCATTTTCCTGTAAATGTTTGGTCACTATAAAGTTTTGTGTGCTAATATACAATCTAATAGACTTTTTCTGTAAAATGTTTGCTCTGCTTAGAATTATTTATAGATTGATACTTTACTCCACTGCAAATAAGAACCACAGACCAATGCAACTCTGAAATGTTAAATTTTGTCAAATTCATTGATACTGGTCAGTTAGTTGAGAGCCATTTACAGAAAAAAAAATGTGCACTGATTGAACTACGAAGTGAATCATATAGGTATGAACCGGTCATACTATAGACACATTCGGGTTTTGCAGTTGTCAAACTCCAAGGATGATGCCAGTCCAATTGGTATGTAtttcttcaattcaaattaaccTATTGTTTTATTTGGCTCATTAATATTCTTTCATATTTCGTTCTAATTTTTTGTCTCTATATCTCTGAATTATACTAGCTTGGGATTATTCTTCATGAGTTTGCACATGGTTTATTTTTGGAGGAAAAACTAGAATGCTTCAGGTCATGAAGTATAACACTGAAGTTGAGAGTTTATCAAAGCAAGGTCAAGGACCTGGAAAGGTATAAACTCTGGCATGCCCATCCTGAGGCCGCAGCGGCATTGATGATGTCCTGCTTGTATTTTTTCTTTTACTATTCTATTTCTCAGGTTTTCAGTGCTTTGGAACCATGCTATATTCTGATTATatattcattttttttgtttgcgTTGATGGTGACCATATGATGGGATCGACTAAAAAATGTTCCCATCTATTTCTTTTTGCGTTTAATAACTCGGACATATATGCCTTTTGGTTATTTAATTTGTATGGTTATATGctgccgtagcgttagcacgggcattatactattCTTATATAAAAGGAATATTTTCGCCATGTTTGCTGTAAAATTGTGGCTTAGCCTAATCTCATGGTATCTAACTGATGCTTGCTGTTCTATGCAGGGATGAACTATTAGGTTTGTTTCAGAGAAGCAATCTCTGTCAGTTCACAAATTAGATGGCTGCCGCAGGCTTTGGTTTGTTTTAACGCTTTGGATGTTAGGTCTTTGACTCTTTGTTCTCTTACTCTAATGTTAAAATATTCCTACAATTTATTTGCTATGCAATTCTCTAATCTGTTATGAGGACCAGATCTATTTCGAATCGAGTTATTTATCAATAAAAAGTCATGTTCAGTGATGGTCCAACAACTATTTAGACTGTTGGTGTATAAATTGAACTTATGATGTATCATACAAAAAAACTTGTTACTGTTGTGCATCTTTACTTTTTGAGTCAAAACTATTTCTGGATTGTCAACGGTCCACCCTTCAAACTATTTCTGAACTATTTTTTATAGGACCTAATAAGCGTGCTGTTGGTCTTGATGGCCACATTGTTTTGGTCAGCACCACAGATACATTGTTTTGTACCTCTACTGAATCAACTGGAGGATGATCTACTGCTGACCAACTTGAGGTAGTCTTCACTGCAAGGTTGTTGTCATCAagtttcatcgacagtggcaagGCGCTCAGCGACAACTTCACTGTCAGATTCGGAATCAGAGGAAGAGTAGAGCTGTTCATTAACATAAGTCAGTGTTAAAGTAATTCTGATGGTCAAATGGCCGGGTTACCTGCTATGCCGATTTTGCCGAGTTGATTAACTTGGGCTTCTGCTACTGTTACTTATTGTCGTGTTGAAAGTTTACTCGTAGCCAAAACTTTGAAAAAAATCATCATTCGGTTGTTTTTATGTACATCCCTGGAATGAAcccgtggcgttagcacgggcactatactagtaaGTATAATAGACTTTTGAGTTGCTATTGATGCATGAATGCACTTCGACACGCACACGCTTAATTATAAatgtccatgcagcccgaggcacgacggcacggcacgaagccAGCTTTTTTAGCCCAACACGAGCATGGCACGGCCCGATGACGTGTGAGCCCAGGCTAGCCTGGCTCGAGggagcaggccatgcctgggccgctgctcaggcccaTGGGTTGGGACGGCATGGCCCGGCCTACGTCGATCAGCCCGGCAGTGGCCCGGCCAACCCCCaccccctcctcactcctcctcccctcctcgtGGCCGACCCACCGTCCCTGGCTCCCTACCTCCCCCCTCGGCCCCTCCTCATATATAAGCGCACGCCACGGCTGCAGCGGCTCTCACACCTGAACCCTAGCTTATTTCACTCGCCTTCGCCTCGCCTTGCTCTTGTCTCGCCTCGCCTTGCTCTCGGCTCTCTCGATCTCGCCCTCGTAGTCTCGCTCTTGGCTTTGTCCTCCCCGACTCCGGTGAGGTGATCTCGGCGATCCACCTGCCATCGGCGAGCAGCTCCCTACTTCTCCTACCTGATTCCCTCTCTGctccctctccgcctctccctCCTCCCTATCCCTATCAACCCTCTAGATCTTGGTGACTATGTGAGTTCATGCCCCTGTCTACCCCTCCTCTGTTGCTCGTCGTCCTTCTAACCGGTGTGTCGTCTTCTCTGGGTGACCCTCGTCTTCTCCGGCACCAGGCTCTGGTTGCGTAGgtacatccctaaccctaactccaCCTGTCGCCAGTGAGCAGCTCCCTACTACTCCTATCTGATCCCCTCCCTGCTCCCTCTCCGCCTCTCTCTTCTCCCtatccctatctcccctctagatctggGTGATTATGTGAGTTCATGTCCTCGTCTGCCCCTCCTTCGCCACTCGTCGTCCTTCTAACCTTACTGTCATCTTCTCTGGGTGGCCATCGTCTTCTCCGGCACCAGGCTCCGGTTGCGTAGGTACAtccttaaccctaaccctaaccctcaccctcaccctaaccctaaccctaaccctaaccctcctcttcttccattgATGAATAGTTTATGATCTATTCTGATATACTATTTTCCTCCTCCATGTCTTTATGCAGGTCGATAGTCGATGCGTCGTCCTCTAGCTGTGGCATAGAGCGACTAAGGTGGCCccgcgcaccgttgaggaacggtgTTGGAGAGCCCTTCGCGGTCGAGGgcaccatggctggtgctgatgaCGAGATCGTCTGGCCGCTCATCGGCAACGACGATCTCATCGTGATAGGCCAGACACCTGAGGACGATGACGACACCCAAGAGGACGTTGCTGCCTTGTTTGGTCTGGACGACGGCAGTGGTGAGGGAGCGACGACGACTAGGACCCCGGTCTGCTCCAATAGCTCAACTCCATCTGTTGCTAGTACTGGTACCTCTTCTGGAACTACTGTTGGTAAGCATAAATGTCGCACCCGGTTtttagaacaaaaccagatacacaccatatgtgagcccagaaagtcaaatcccacatatagctacaaataagggtaatatcaaaagacaaggCTTAAATACATAGTGTATTAGTgtaaagattataaccttagagtatagatagCAAAAAAACGACTCTGATCTTTAGGCTaagactctaaatccacagggacaactgactgattgatcacaagccttatttctccaaactctagcaatctggtaccaatccgagatttttatccaaataattgaaaaataaagcaagcgcaagtacatgtcgtactcaataaatataacatggggttcatgaggctcaaaaggctaacactggttcaactgcggttagcttttaatgagtcatgattttagcaattgagtagcaacaagtttatcacaagcccatgtaaacacgtGATCAGATAAgcataaataatgaatagcataaacagtatcattaatgagcatcttcatcatcagtgttcatcatcattaactattagtgatcatctattttgtaaatgttccaaggctgctcatgaccgtgagcacgactgatataccagttttacactctgcagaggttgtacactttcactgtgagtcgtgatttacccttttacctgaggtagctaatctcttgacccactttcaaggaaggtcggcagggttcactatgaagcctttcaaaggtttgtctaacaagttagggccattagattcactcggcaaacaaatgtaGATCCCCCCTTCCCAATGACTCAATGACGCGTAGCccatacacaaggggacagaggccacactatacccgattcatcaagccattcttatgccaataaaggtaaccactaacaagctagaaaaggtcctcatactgagctaaagccagagccatatagccctcacagctatactataagtctcggatgatcacttacagataagtccttaggaagaggaatctagagcaccataaaaacagcccaatgttctagcccctgattccatgttgctaaaaagcatcttttaatgtttatcatataccattagtcaagttacaagaccatggttgtagttgagcactagcatcatactacccaatgcaataacccaaaggcgtcaaggtacagggtaacaaagtactaggaaatccttagtggcagtcaaggtagacacatgcagtatgaattaaatgattaaaggttaATAGGTAACaaagaagatcccatgctatacttaccttaaacaccaatccttcagtaagctttaatctttaacgttcttcttcttcttgatcaccacgcatatctcaccgactggacgaaatcataaagcaccacacatgcatccatgcaatcatacacgaagcaaacaatagatctaaattagaatagtacactaaatataaaatcaagatgaaaaatttataaaacgaatctacgtctcgctacgaacacacagatgcgaaaaagcactctaattggagctacggtggaaaagatacaactaccgaaagatctactcataaaactattagcttcatgtgctttaattatataaaaacatatataagatattttatagataatataatttaagtcaaatttaagtttgaattgtaatactaaagtaaaacaaatcatgaaTAGCACATTAATGAGCATAAACAGTATCATCATTAAacaaataatgaatagcataaacagtatcattaatgagcatcttcatcatcagtgttcatcatcattaactattagtgatcatctattttgtaaatgttccaaggctgctcatgaccgtgagcacgactgatataccagttttacactctgcagaggttgtacactttcactgtgagtcgtgatttacccttttacctgaggtagctaatctcttgacccactttcaaggaaggtcggcagggttcactatgaagcctttcaaaggtttgtctaacaagttagggccattagattcactcggcaaacaaatgtaGATCCCCCCTTCCCAATGACTCAATGACGCGTAGCccatacacaaggggacagaggccacactatacccgattcatcaagccattcttatgccaataaaggtaaccactaacaagctagaaaaggtcctcatactgagctaaagccagagccatatagccctcacagctatactataagtctcggatgatcacttacagataagtccttaggaagaggaatctagagcaccataaaaacagcccaatgttCTAGcccttgattccatgttgctaaaaagcatcttttaatgtttatcatataccattagtcaagttacaagaccatggttgtagttgagcactagcatcatactacccaatgcaataacc includes these proteins:
- the LOC136528410 gene encoding mRNA-decapping enzyme subunit 2-like, yielding MPSLATISVLEFFSSTNFPDLSHPCLVKQPGILLLKKSFSPFPWVDLHGMGWKAEASWSILCGKWNKDEEDHTSAIREILVALGFAL